The genomic interval AGCCGTACTTGAAGACAATTTAAATGTAAGAAACTCGATGGTATATCAATGTCCTCTAGGCGGAACATTTAAATATGATTATAGCTACAATAGCAAGGATCACCAACTATCAAAAATTTAATTTATGAAAATTGCAGCTTCAGAGCTCATCCTCAATGAGGATGGATCTATATATCACTTACAACTAAAGCCAGAGAATATTGCAAATACCATTATTACGGTAGGTGATCCCGATCGAGTAGATACCATTACAAAATATTTTGATTCTATAAGGTTTTCAACGCATAAGCGGGAGTTCAAAACAACAACAGGTACTTATAAGGGGAAAGAACTTACAGTAATTTCTACAGGAATAGGTACCGATAATATAGATATTGTTCTAAATGAGTTAGACGCACTTGTGAATATTGATTTAGAAACACGAACTGTAAAATCTACCCAAACTTCCTTAGATATTATACGCATAGGTACAAGCGGTTCAATACAGAGCGATATTCCTATAGATAGTTTTTTAATATCTAAGTACGCTATTGGGTTAGATGCTCTTGTTCACTTTTACAATAGTGCCCACATTCAGAATGAGGAAATTCAACAATCCTTTGTGCAACACATGTCTTGGGCTCCTGAGAAAAGTACACCATATGTGGTAAGTTGCGATGCATCGCTTGCTGCAACATTTAGCGCTCCGCAAGTACATCATGGATTTACGGCTACAAATATAGGTTTCTATGCCCCTCAAGGGAGAAGGCTTCGACTTGATACTAGTGACGCGTCTATGAATGATAAATTGGCTTCATTCCGCTTTCGCGAAAGCGAAAAAGACTTACGTATCACAAATCTAGAAATGGAGACCTCAGGTATTTATGGTCTCGCAAAATTATTGGGCCATAGAGCAGTTTCTCTCAATGCTATTTTAGCAAATCGTGCTAGCGGTACTTTCTCCGCATCTCCTAGAAAGCTTACTGAAAACCTTATACAATTTGCACTCGATTGTTTAGTTAAATAATCTATTCCCTAGTGAAGTTTCTATGAGCATAAATGACCTATATATTTAACAAAGCCTTAAATATATAGGAATGGCGCTTTTGTACAT from Dokdonia sp. Hel_I_53 carries:
- a CDS encoding nucleoside phosphorylase, giving the protein MKIAASELILNEDGSIYHLQLKPENIANTIITVGDPDRVDTITKYFDSIRFSTHKREFKTTTGTYKGKELTVISTGIGTDNIDIVLNELDALVNIDLETRTVKSTQTSLDIIRIGTSGSIQSDIPIDSFLISKYAIGLDALVHFYNSAHIQNEEIQQSFVQHMSWAPEKSTPYVVSCDASLAATFSAPQVHHGFTATNIGFYAPQGRRLRLDTSDASMNDKLASFRFRESEKDLRITNLEMETSGIYGLAKLLGHRAVSLNAILANRASGTFSASPRKLTENLIQFALDCLVK